TGCTTATAACGGCATAAATACGTGACACGAAACTCGTCGTGTGCCACACTTGGGTTTCGTCGGCCTCTTGCTCGCTGCTGGCGACTGCCATGTCAGCCGGTTCTATTCACCTTGGACGGCACCGGAGTGTCCACACGGCGGGATTCTTTGCCTCACATTTTCATAACGCCTTCTCCGGACTTCATgttgtctctccagctccCGGTATATACGTTGCCATTGGTGTCCACTTCCTCGCCCCAGCCGTGTCTTTCACCTGCCCGCCAGCTGCCGGTGTATCTGTTCTCAAAGCAAGAGGATAATACTGCCGCTCAGACGTAGTATTTTCCCCATTTAACGTGGTCCGTGAGTGGGGCTAATACACGAGTAAGTGTGTTTGCAAGCTCGAAGATGTCTAGATGTCTGTAGGAATGAGGTGCAGCcatgcgaaaaaaaaactcaGCTCCAAGGATGGAGGGGTCTGCATATTTCACACGAGCAGTGTGTTCTGGTCACTCGAACCTTCAGCAGAGTCCCAGCGCGTGTGAAACGCTTGTCAGGTCATCGCGATGTTTTTATTACGTCCACACGTCTTCGTTATAAATATATAACACGCAAAAACGGTAGAAAACGCTGCAGATGTGTCAGAGCTTACTTTCCCCCGTCCGCATCCAGCGCCTCCCCTTCGCCCCACTGCTTGTCTCGCTGCCACTGGCCACAATAGGCTCGCCGATACCTGTGCTCCAGCAGCAAAACCAGCGGAGCCACTGTTGACCAACGAAGGCGCAAGCACAAACATAGGACATTTTCCTTCGTTATACAGGAAACAATCGATGCGTTTCATGGAAATACTTCTGGGAGGCGACGCATACGGTCATCACGGGAAGACGCAAGCATTCCCGGTGGATCCTATCTTCGATGGACAGGGATGACAAAAGCCTCTGACTCATTCGTTCACTCACAAGTTCGATGACGGGAGTTTTTCCCACATTATCCCGTGTCCATGCCTCCGATCTTCACGCCACTGGCCCTGCAAGGCAGAAGATGTGATCAACCTGTTCCCATGGAGAAACACTTTCTTAACACGAGCAACGCAGCTGGGCCTTAAAGGAATGGGGCAAATGCTCGAAGTATTGCTCGTGTTTTGTATATACGAATGACACCAACTAATTATATTTCTCAGTGGCATATGAAGACATCTTTTGGGTGGCGTACATGCGTATGTTATCCAGCTACCTGTCAATGCTGGTGCCAATCTCAATCGAAGGGGCATATGTGTATTATACGCACGTCCATGTATGGTATTTTATCACACGCAGATAAGACCAACAGTGGAAGGAAACTGTGCAGAGTGTTGGGATAGCCATGAGACTGGTAGACATACCTCATACGTACTACCATCGAGGTATGTCTGGATGCCGAATCCATGACGTTTGTTGTCCTTCCATTCACCTCTGTAGCACCTGAAGTTCACAAAGGTAgccgcgaaaagaagagtACGTCGGGTTGCATACGGATCTTAGATGTTGTCTGGGTGTCCTTTGCCGTATCCCACGTTGTGCCGCTACGACAGCAACTGACCTCAAAAAGTGGGCAAGGTTGGGCCTTGATAGGAGCTGGTACTTCTTCCATGAAGAACGAAAATACAAGACAGGTTTAAACAGTGCAGGTGACGAAAATGTCAGTCCCTAACATGTCTCGAGCAAGTGGGTGCCGAATGACAGTCGATGCCCAAAGCAGCAACAACTGTTTACTTATCTACTTCCTGTTCGTGAGTTCACGCAATTCCGATTGTCTTTGTGCATTCAGCCTGTGTTGATAATATGGAGGGGTTCAGTTCAGTAATCTCTATCCCAAGAGTTGACATGCATTCTGCCGTCAGAGGTAAATCAAATGTTGTAGAGATCGAGGACGCAGTAGCCAGTACCTTCCTACCCTGTTTGAAGGAACTAGCGGCGCGATAACGCCACATTCCCCACTACCGTGCACGCCAGGGCCCTGTATAAGCAGACAGGGAAGAATGCACGTCTCAGGAAAGTGCGTAATGCACGTTGAATCTCCTGCGCGTGCAAGCACATTGGGGTCAGAGCTCGCAAGTGTCTTTCAGCAACGTGTAACATTCACAACTCGACAGTGACGAACATTCCACCAGACAAGGCTAGTGTAGTACAGTTGTTTAAAGACACCAGGTCTTTGCTGCGGTCAATGAGGCGGCAGACAGGTGAGAGTTCCAGTAGCGTTATACCTCTCCTCCTGTTGCAGTCAGGCCAATACAGCCTCGTAACCTTTTCGCTCAGAGGGTGTCGAAAACAGGCAGAAAAAATAAGACTGTCTTAGTTGAGATATTGACACGTGAACAGGCCATACGTCCCAGCACGTGAAGGGTACGTCACGTCCCTCACACAGCTAACCTGCAAGCCATGGTCCTTGATTGGCCAATAAATTCGAGCTCGTGAACCATTCTTGAGACTCTTTTGGTCATTGCTGGTCAAAGCACAGAACAAGGATGGATCATGGCTGAAGATAGAGTGTGTTCCCCTTCATCAATCCAGTTCGGGAGAGCACTTGCCCCGTGGTGGCACCAACGTTGAGCTATTAGTCCTGTTGTTGGATAGTCACTATGGCGCAGGTGTCAGGTCATCAAAACAATGGCCCGTACACGCTATAAGAAGCAAGCGATAAGGCTGTGAGGGGCTAAGGGCGGATTCAGTCGTTTGTTTCTGCAATCCTAAATCCCTCTCTGTAACTACAGCGCAACCGGTACGGGCAGCAACAGCGGGGGTTGACGCGTGGCGCGGCGTTCGAGGAGGCCGACTAACCCTGTTTTTCCAACGCGTCCAAAAAGACCGTTCGAGGCTGACAGTCTCATGACTTACACTCTCCAGAGTCTGACTGTTGATGCTGGTCTGGCTGTACCTGGAAACTGAAGACAAAAGGCACGACGAGCCAGGGTTGCATTCGAGAGTCACAAATATCCTGAGAGAGCCAGAAAATGCCCCGAAGCACTTATGATGGCGCATGCTTTCCTACATTACTACAAAGCCGCGTTGTGTAGTGTTGCTCGTCACGCTAGGCAAGTGACCGTACCCTGCCATACTTCAAACGAGACACTGATGCGCTTAAATCGTCCGAAGGACTCATTGTCGGTACGGCAATGGCTGCGGTGTTACAGCGAAGTTCAGTTCTTTAGTTTGCAGTGCTAAGTGGCCGATTCTACACGGCCAAGTTGTCACGTTCGACTTAGGGGGGGCCCCACCAGCGACGGTCCGTACGATTTGAGGAAGCGTTATGAAACCCTCTTCACCTACTCTGCAAACATGTTTTATTGGGTGGTTAAACAGCATTCCTGTATAAAAGCTTGAAGTGAGACTAACAGTAGAAGAAGTACTTGATGACTATTTTCATCAAACCTGTCCTCATAAACGGTATCACCATTGCTGGTATGGATTTGAACTTGGAGTGGGAAGCGTCCAAGTGTAGTCCCAGCATTTAGGTTGATACCGTCCGTTGAGATACATCCCCTTTCTGCATCGATGGCTGATTTCACTCAGCACAGTTTGCCGAACCAGTGCCGGCGGCTTCAAGACATGCTATCATATCGCAGGAAGTGAGTGGTGCTACGTCGGTGGAACCTGTTACTGTTGAGACGTGGTGCGAGCACACTTGAGCAAGTAAAACCTTGCATAACCGCACATGACAGCGTTCCACATAGATTCCACGGCTTTTAATTCTGGATATAAAGTAGTGTAGAAAGGCTTGAGAAATTTGCTTGTAGCCTCAATTATCTCTGCCGCTTTCTCCTGTGAGGATCGCTTCGTCACCAACTCCCGTATGCGCTTGTGGCTAACAGCCGCTCGGTGGACGCACAACCCGTAGCCGTGAAAAAACCTTCCATGGAAACCTACGTGTTCTACACTATGACGTCATTTCTCTGAAACTGATATATATCTGACAAAACGTGCCAGGCACAATACCTTCCCAGTTCTTTAGACCAAGCCCCGTCGACAACAGGCTCTTGCTGTAAGTGTATATATGAGCAGGAACCTGTGCTAAGCACGTAACGACCTTAACACCCACTCAGCACTGCCAGTGATGATTCAAATGTCCCTCCCCATACACTTGTTCGTGTTACAATCCATGCATCTACCTCGCGAATTGTAAGAGACACAGATTCAGATAGGTCCTCGTCACTGCTTCAGTGGAAATGACAAATCGTTAGACAGAATTTCTGCCTCCAATATCCCTGTTTTGCCCTTGATGGCCAATAATGCCAGCGGAGTAGTAAGAAGTATCGCGCAAGTGCATATGGGTGTAGGGATAAACTTATACCTGCATCAGACACGAATGGCATCCGCTTAATTTATGGCCACAAAGGATGTACCCTGAAGCGTCTTCTCCAGGCCAAGTCTCTTTTTGCAGTTTGATGCATGAGCATTGTCACCGGAGCTGCCAGCTCCTTTCAGCTTCACGTCGGCAAGACGGACTGACAGCAGGCGGCGTATTGTTGCAGAGCTGCTTTGCAGCGCTCCAAGCAATTTTACTAAGAGCTTCCAGAGAGTAAACTGTCTGTTCGAGCACCCTGTCTGTATGACGCTTGACTGAACAAATGTCAAGGAGTCATACACCAGAATATAAACCTAAGGGTACCCACAGTGATGTAGTGTATGAGACAATAAAGATGGCCCTCGAGTTATGCAAATAGTCCTTCACTGTAGGTCGCACATCGTTCTATCATTCAGCTCTTTGACAGAGGCACGGAACGTCACCTTGTCAGACTCCTGATACGCCTCCAGAGAACTAAATTACTACGTCGTAGCAATGACAGGGAACACGCTATCCAGATACGGATCTCTTGGATCTTACCCTCCTGCCATCTTAACAACGGCCAGAGGTCCCCTCACTGTTCATCCTTCCCGATGCCATGTTCAAAGTtgtcgctctgtctctgaaaGTTAACCTTTCGGTCGCTACTTGAAGAAGAACCCACTGTCGCGTTCACGTTGAAGCATACAGCCACGAATGGTGCTCTTGGTGTGACTGCTGGAGCATCCCAGGAGGGTTCCGTTATCTGGCTTCTCAGCGAGCGGATCTACCGCCCCAGGAGAAGTCGCTCGCTTGGATAGCCACAATAAATATCTCCGTAGGGGAAAAAGTGGTCCTGAGTTATGCTGCACTGCACAGAAGTTCGAATACCAGCCAGGACGGCATCAGACGAGGCGTATGCACAGCCTGCCTGAACCATGCATATACTGAACTGCAGCGTATTGTATGTATGACGATAACCTGATAAAGTCCTGTGTTATCGGCAATGGATAAGAAAAGAGCATCTGGTTTTTATCACGCGTTCAATCACATCAACAGGTTCCTGACTCACCAATGTAGAGAACTCAACACGACTGCACGTCCGCAACAAACACAAACACCAGCACACCGCATGCGGTTTACATCGTTGGGTTCCCGATTGGTCTACATTACTGACTTCAACCCTTCTATTCGCTTGGTCTCTGGTAGCCCAGCCTGTGTAAACTCGGATATAGCATAGACGCAGGGGCGGGTGGAGCTGTCGGTTGTACTCGATAACCTCCATGAGACGTTCCGTACGTACCAGCCCATCTGTGTTCAGGTTCGGCGAACGGATACATGGGCGGAACGTACGGCGGCGGCGGCTCTCTGGGCATATCATCAGAAGTTGACACGTCTCCTTTTGAGCGCCCCTCTTCTCCAAAGTCTCCACTGTCCCCACCTCCGCCTCGGCGcatccgccttctctcgagaAAAGCGCGCACACGAGGCGTACCATATTTCAGCAGTGCCATCGTTAAGACGGCGAGAGCAGCCACTTTAAATAACCTCCACCACGTCCTCCGCAGCTTCGTGGTTTCGGAGGTCCCAGATTGTAGCATTCTTATGCCCCCTCTCACTACCGCCCTGTGCGACGTTTCCGTTCCCTGTGGTTGACTGTTTATAACATTTTCCTCCTGTGCCTCACCAGCAACAACAGAGGCGACATGGTCCTCCATGATCTTGAACTCTCCCACGGCATCTTGCAGataaagaaggaaaggagagaaaggatcCCGTTGTTTCGGCGGTACGACACTCACTAGATGTAAGTACAGCATGACCACTGCTTTTGTCACGGGGAGACTAGCGTCAACCGCCTCATGGAGACCATTGATGTCCAAAAGAGCAAGTGCAGACGCAACAGAACCAAGGAAACGGCTCAGAACTTCTTGAACCTCAGGAGCGGACTTCAACAGATCTGTTATAAATCCTTCTTCATTTTTGGCTGCATCGAGACGCATTAGAATCTTCTTCACGCCGTTCGCCGTGCTCTGAAGGGATCGAGATAGCTGGGCCGCCAGCACATATTTTTGAACAAAACCTGCCACAGTTGGTATTTCCCGAGCACTAGTTAAACGTTCCAATGCAACATCGAGGGGTAAACGCCTAAGAACTCCAGAGAAGTATGACAAACCATCTCCTAGATAGCTTACGGGCACAATGAGCTGCTGAGGAGTTGGGGCAGTCTGGGGTTTCTGTGTGCCGAGGATGCCTTCCTGCTGCGGTTGATGTTGGACAGAATAGGAAATTGTCTGCTCCAAACTGGCAGCTGCAGCCACTGCTTCACTCGTtagaagcagaaacgaaaaatAGAAAAGCCAGCTACAACTCGACCACCCCGACGAGCGGTCCCCCCGCGCTATCGCCTGCATTTTGTGCTTAGCAGTGGGAACCTCCGGCACCTGCGACCTAGCACGAGAGCAAAAAGGTATTTCTTTATCAAAAAGAAATTGCCATTACATTCACCTCTGCTAGCACTGTACACGTATGCTGCTACAGAATAGCATATGTCTGAGTGACGCTTTCTCAGGCACCTGACcaggaaaagagacgcgGCATCTCGCTCGTTAGCGCGTCTCATGGCGAAACCGACCCAGACTTGCTAATTACCGAACTTGAGTCTGCTTCCCTActcgttttttttcctgGTTGTGCTGGCAGAATCTAATGCAGTATCAGAATGGAGCCCAGGAGACACATCTGAACGCGGCATCAAAGAACAAGACTTCCGTAATAATTAACTGGGTACACATGACGTAATGGTGCTGCCCTTCCTTGTCCCACCTACATGTCGTCTGGTGTCCTTGTCTTGCACGCCACAGCAGAGATGCTGTCGCTGCATTATGCTCAGTTTCTTCTGACAACTTCCCAATGCGTTCACCCGCAGCATATTTGTGCACgtgtgagagagaaaaaataAAAGGTCTCGTGGAATGATATAGTCGATGCTCCTTGCATCTTCGGTGGACATTTGCATGATTAGCCATTGTGCGTGAGTGTCAACCTTCAAGGAACAAGTTCCAGAAGAGAGGTACATGAACAATGATTGCGCCAAGCAAGCACATtgacaagacagagaagcttACGTACACGCTGCGAGCGGCACGTGTGTTCAGTGTGCGCTATAAACAGCTCTTGTGGTATCACGCACATGGTGGCTCGTTCAGCCGGTATTCCCTGTGACAGTGCTGGTGTCCGAGAGCGTCTAGTTTCATCCGGACTCCCTCGCGTCATTCCCCTTCCAGTACTTCGGGGGTTGCCTCCTTGCTGAACAACTAGCTTTGCCGGCCTCGTACAGTATAGGAACGGGTTGTGTGCGCACATTATTTCCGTGTATAACTCCGGAAACCAGGGCTAGAAAGTGGACTGAAGTTACAGATGACCTGAAATTGTAATTGATCTCAGCAAGCGCGTACGCTGATGCAGTATTGTGGATGTGTCAAAAAAGCTTATTTACTCCAAATGACAGTATTGTAGGTATTTCCGTTCTATTTGTATCTCTGTACGACTGGCGGTCCTGTGCGATTCAACACACCTGCTGTCACTAAAATAAGTTGTGCTGTTTGCGTCTTGGCCACCTCTGTATAACCTTTGGAATGCACAAACCATTCGTGCCCACTTCGAAAAATGGAGCGGCCATGAAGCTGAGGCTACCACGTGTTCGCTAGAAGCCGTGTGTCTTGGACGTCTATCCCACGTGCCAGTGGACGTGTCATCCTCATTCGTCACTGAAGCTTTAGAAAGTTGGAGATTACCTTTTCAAAACGTGCCACTCGGTCCCATCGCCCAGCCACAGTGAAAGGTTCAAAGGAGACTGAGAGCGTGAGTGCACACTCTGGCGATAGTCGTAACAGTAATTCCTGTTCTGTCAACGCTGGCTGAATCGCAGAATGAAAGTGATAATGCTCCAGGAAGTGAACAGCAGAGTGTTTGACCTTTTGTCGCTGTAATTCCTTAATCTTGGCGACCCGGTCTTGTTCTATTTCAGTGCGGACTCGCCCAAGCAAGCTTCACCTGAGTAAATATTTCTCTGAAAATTATCATCACTAGATACAGGCTACGAGTGTCTACCAGCATTTGCTACTTCTATTCACTCACATTCCCACCGCCAGCAACTGTTGATGTAGAACCTCTCATATGCCGCGGTTCTGAACGTCAGGTAGACAAACTTCGTCGCCACAGGCTGTGGAATTCGCTGAAGCGAAGGACTCTCTTGTGTCGCCCCGAAAGCAC
This window of the Toxoplasma gondii ME49 chromosome VI, whole genome shotgun sequence genome carries:
- a CDS encoding MORN repeat-containing protein (encoded by transcript TGME49_239730); its protein translation is MPFVSDAVSSNDQKSLKNGSRARIYWPIKDHGLQGPGVHGSGECGVIAPLVPSNRKYQLLSRPNLAHFLRCYRGEWKDNKRHGFGIQTYLDGSTYEGQWREDRRHGHGIMWEKLPSSNFGSAGFAAGAQVSASLLWPVAARQAVGRRGGAGCGRGKVSSDTSAAFSTVFACYIFITKTCGRNKNIAMT
- the GRA14 gene encoding dense granule protein GRA14 (encoded by transcript TGME49_239740~Signal peptide predicted by SignalP 2.0 HMM (probability 0.998) with cleavage site probability 0.621 at residue 35); this translates as MQAIARGDRSSGWSSCSWLFYFSFLLLTSEAVAAAASLEQTISYSVQHQPQQEGILGTQKPQTAPTPQQLIVPVSYLGDGLSYFSGVLRRLPLDVALERLTSAREIPTVAGFVQKYVLAAQLSRSLQSTANGVKKILMRLDAAKNEEGFITDLLKSAPEVQEVLSRFLGSVASALALLDINGLHEAVDASLPVTKAVVMLYLHLVSVVPPKQRDPFSPFLLYLQDAVGEFKIMEDHVASVVAGEAQEENVINSQPQGTETSHRAVVRGGIRMLQSGTSETTKLRRTWWRLFKVAALAVLTMALLKYGTPRVRAFLERRRMRRGGGGDSGDFGEEGRSKGDVSTSDDMPREPPPPYVPPMYPFAEPEHRWAGTYGTSHGGYRVQPTAPPAPASMLYPSLHRLGYQRPSE